The following are from one region of the Arachis duranensis cultivar V14167 chromosome 10, aradu.V14167.gnm2.J7QH, whole genome shotgun sequence genome:
- the LOC107468685 gene encoding uncharacterized protein LOC107468685, translated as MAGESSRSSGKRPFVEDADDLDKKPPAKRVRFPKGKKVKPGEEVVVEKAKAEEEEPTDLLNPQVAAKERAKRRTQITSELFTDDTGGASNDVTAAEVTYEDNENFVDDGIQIEPFNLDKEREEGYFDAAGNFVEYVREKEIKDAWLDNVEVDPKYAALSYEATNEEEEVEDLSSKDIGTMKRRIANALEPGETVLQALRRLKGNSDRKAKMSAETKIVFDQLTEDAMKLMENGEYNVYHEKKEVFEREAEGYEKLARAKGVGTSMPSTEANTSLNGEKSLLSDDMDSGLPSATFSTAAMGTSNPNLASAEVSGSGADDYDMFADDENTTTKHSDENNLVSQPSTDAINSGGALQNDYVYDESSGYYYSSSLGYYYDPNTGLYCSAVSGQWYSFNEETNTYDEVQEVASNTS; from the exons ATGGCGGGTGAATCATCTCGCAGTAGCGGTAAACGTCCCTTCGTGGAAGATGCTGACGATCTCGACAAAAAGCCACC AGCAAAAAGGGTTAGGTTTCCAAAGGGAAAGAAAGTGAAGCCAGGAGAGGAAGTAGTGGTGGAGAAAGCAAAGGCTGAGGAGGAGGAACCAACTGACTTGTTGAATCCCCAAGTTGCTGCCAAAGAGCGCGCCAAACGCAGGACCCAGATCACTTCTGAACTCTTTACTGATGACACTGGAGGCGCCTCAAATGATGTAACTGCTGCTGAAGTCACATATGAG GATAATGAGAATTTTGTTGATGATGGAATCCAAATTGAACCCTTCAACCTAGataaagaaagggaagaaggcTATTTCGATGCAGCTGGAAATTTTGTTGAAtatgttagagagaaagaaatcAAG GATGCATGGCTTGATaatgttgaagttgatccaaaGTATGCTGCATTAAGCTATGAAGCAACTAATGAGGAAGAGGAGGTGGAAGACCTTTCTTCTAAAGATATTGGAACCATGAAGAGGCGGATTGCAAATGCTCTTGAACCTGGGGAAACG GTTTTACAAGCCTTGAGAAGGTTAAAAGGTAACAGTGACAGAAAGGCAAAAATGTCTGCCGAGACTAAGATTGTGTTTGACCAACTAACCGAGGATGCCATGAAGCTGATGGAGAATGGTGAATACA ATGTTTATCATGAAAAGAAAGAGGTTTTTGAGCGCGAGGCAG AAGGATATGAAAAACTGGCTCGGGCAAAAGGAGTAGGCACATCTATGCCTTCCACTGAAGCGAATACTTCTCTAAATGGGGAGAAAAGCTTGCTTTCTGATGACATGGATTCTGGTTTGCCCTCTGCAACATTCTCCACTGCGGCCATGGGCACATCAAATCCAAATTTAGCTTCTGCCGAAGTCTCTGGCAGTGGTGCAGATGATTATGATATGTTTGCTGATGATGAGAATACTACCACTAAGCATAGCGatgaaaataatttagttaGTCAACCATCTACGGATGCCATAAATTCAG GTGGAGCATTACAAAATGATTATGTGTATGACGAATCTTCTGG GTACTACTACAGCAGTAGTTTGGGCTATTATTACGACCCAAACACAGGACTATATTGTTCTGCGGTGTCGGGCCAATG GTATTCATTTAATGAGGAGACTAACACATATGACGAAGTTCAGGAGGTTGCATCCAATACCAGTTGA
- the LOC110276262 gene encoding uncharacterized protein LOC110276262 encodes MGESTPVSSADCISEFNDDEYAPIALILVLFEPPLCVGELLYIISVQTTPYVSTSLIVTTSKLCNYLINLILSFLTYIDKSWITKPRGSAEYRDGLNRFLDFAFANASSDGMIHCPCPLCGFRFFQTREDAYDHLLMKPFPPNYTFWLHHGERTVDESSRDTETLEPTGNSGNQMLDMVHEAFNIPGLQSDNENMMDEVVGDGAEGLPNLSDEPSREARAFQELLEDGEQRLYPGCSRFSKLSFLVRLYHIKCMCGVSNKAFGLILELLGDAFEHARIPNTLHDAKTIIRKLGIEYKKIDVCPNDCMLYTGSDHDLSRCKRCGASRWKQKTRKNSIVKINAVVKKNGKPQAAKVLRYFPLIPRLQRLFMSSKTAMDMLWHKRGTNSDGYLRHPRDGEGWKSFDRRYTDFSGDPRNVRLALASDGFNPYGNLSSKYSIWPVILIPYNLPPWICMKQTNFILSMIIPGPKMPGNDIDVYLQPLIDELKLLWAGVDTYDASEKKTFKMRAALMWTISDFLGLGNLSGWNTYGGRAYPTCNLDAETRRLTFSQKWCYMGHRRFLNRDHRYRQDRSRFDGKVEDRSPPTKLTGRDVLRQLEGVPVSQGKVQAMGGKRRRGQQTVVQDESPWKKRSVFFDLPYWENNELRHNLDVMHIEKNVCDNIVFTMLNESGKSKDHLKARKDLQLMGIRQDMWPIEGGKYPAAVFTMRNPEKDVFLRTIKNVVFPDGYSSNISRCVDLKQRKLFGLKSHDCHILMEHLLPIASKHVLPTPVSAVVAELSAFFRLICSKSIDPQQLPLLQDRVVHTLCHMEMIFPPSFFTVMVHLTVHLVEEVRIGGPVHYRWMYPIERYLGRLKQYVRNRAQPEGSIAEGYLSEEILTFCSRYLDNVETRINRPTRVDDRPSDAPESEIADMFPEVGKSVGAASYFTLTATEQLQAHRHVLVNCSAVEKFLDEYRAFTKRKLRGKTRSQSHIDTVVHREFSNWFRHKVQFGSTDHSNELQWLACGPRAQASRYQAYNVNGFKFRTMSREEGMKTQNSGVYVTSDTRSYASKRDANVAVGGVSYYGRLVDIIELNYSGQFTVVLFKCLWADTTSGRGIRQDVLGHTCVNFANPIHTGDREDDEPYILASEARLVFYVEDEVENGWSVVVHVKPRDLFDMGEDYEHCEVDLHPQSCMSSLPEFDVEGLRLTRDGDLEESTIERVEDCEEAAES; translated from the exons ATGGGAGAGTCCACACCGGTTTCGTCAGCCGACTGTATTTCTgaatttaatgatgatgagtatgctccaattgcactaatcttagTTCTTTTTGAGCCTCCACTCTGTGTAG GCGAACTCCTTTATATCATCAGTGTTCAAACCACTCCTTATGTTTCGACTAGTTTGATCGTAACAACCAGCAAATTGTGCAACTACCTTATTAATCTTATATTATCGTTTCTTACAT ACATCGATAAGAGTTGGATTACAAAGCCACGAGGTAGTGCAGAATATAGGGATGGTCTGAATAGATTTCTTGATTTTGCCTTTGCCAATGCATCATCGGATGGGATGATACATTGTCCATGTCCTTTGTGTGGGTTCCGATTTTTCCAAACTAGAGAGGATGCTTACGATCATCTTCTGATGAAACCCTTTCCCCCTAACTATACCTTTTGGTTACATCACGGTGAGAGGACCGTAGACGAGAGCTCCAGAGATACAGAAACTTTAGAACCCACTGGAAACTCAGGAAATCAAATGCTTGACATGGTCCACGAGGCCTTCAACATTCCGGGATTGCAGAGTGATAATGAAAACATGATGGATGAAGTGGTCGGAGATGGTGCGGAAGGGTTGCCAAACTTATCTGACGAGCCTAGCCGCGAGGCTCGTGCCTTTCAAGAATTGCTTGAGGATGGCGAGCAGAGATTATATCCAGGATGCTCAAGATTCTCGAAGCTGTCTTTCTTGGTGAGACTTTACCATATCAAGTGCATGTGCGGAGTTAGCAACAAGGCTTTCGGATTGATTCTGGAGCTATTAGGGGATGCCTTTGAGCATGCAAGGATTCCGAATACCTTGCACGATGCTAAGACGATCATAAGGAAGCTCGGTATTGAGTACAAGAAGATAGATGTATGTCCAAATGACTGCATGCTATATACGGGTTCCGACCATGACCTCTCCAGATGCAAAAGGTGTGGAGCATCCAGGTGGAAGCAAAAGACCAGGAAGAATTCCATTGTAAAGATCAACGCCGTTGTCAAGAAGAATGGGAAACCTCAGGCAGCAAAAGTTCTTCGTTATTTTCCTCTGATTCCACGGTTGCAGAGATTATTCATGTCTAGCAAGACAGCCATGGACATGTTGTGGCACAAGAGAGGAACCAACTCTGACGGTTACCTGAGGCATCCCAGGGATGGCGAGGGTTGGAAGTCATTTGACAGGAGATACACTGACTTCTCTGGCGATCCGCGCAATGTTCGCCTAGCCTTGGCCAGTGATGGCTTTAACCCTTATGGAAACCTCAGTTCAAAGTACTCAATATGGCCAGTGATTCTTATTCCGTACAACCTACCCCCATGGATTTGCATGAAACAAACCAACTTCATTCTCTCTATGATAATTCCCGGTCCTAAAATGCCTGGTAATGACATAGATGTCTACCTACAGCCCCTGATCGACGAGCTCAAGCTGCTGTGGGCCGGTGTCGATACGTATGACGCCAGTGAGAAGAAAACATTCAAGATGCGAGCTGCACTGATGTGGACTATCAGTGATTTCCTTGGCTTGGGCAATTTATCTGGCTGGAATACTTACGGCGGGAGAGCTTACCCCACGTGCAATTTGGATGCCGAGACTAGGCGACTCACCTTCAGTCAGAAATGGTGTTATATGGGTCATCGTCGCTTTTTGAATCGCGATCACAGATATAGACAGGATCGGAGTAGATTTGATGGCAAGGTAGAGGatagatccccacctaccaaaTTGACTGGTAGGGATGTCCTGAGACAATTGGAGGGTGTTCCCGTCTCACAAGGCAAGGTGCAAGCGATGGGCGGTAAAAGAAGGCGCGGACAGCAGACCGTGGTCCAAGACGAGTCTCCTTGGAAAAAGAGGAGTGTATTCTTTGATCTGCCGTACTGGGAGAACAACGAATTACGTCACAATCTTGACGTGATGCACATAGAGAAGAATGTATGCGACAACATTGTTTTCACCATGTTGAACGAAAGCGGTAAGTCCAAAGACCACCTAAAAGCTCGAAAAGATCTCCAATTGATGGGCATCCGGCAGGATATGTGGCCAATTGAAGGTGGAAAGTATCCTGCTGCAGTCTTTACCATGCGGAATCCAGAGAAGGATGTCTTTCTTAGGACAATCAAGAATGTGGTCTTTCCAGACGGGTACTCTAGCAACATCTCTCGCTGTGTTGATTTAAAACAGCGCAAGTTATTCGGCTTGAAGAGTCATGACTGCCATATCCTAATGGAACATCTACTTCCAATTGCGTCAAAACACGTGTTGCCCACCCCAGTGTCTGCCGTCGTGGCTGAGTTATCAGCCTTTTTCCGACTAATATGCAGTAAATCCATTGATCCTCAACAACTTCCTCTCCTTCAGGATCGTGTGGTCCATACTTTGTGCCACATGGAGATGATATTTCCACCTTCCTTCTTCACAGTTATGGTTCATCTAACGGTGCATTTGGTCGAGGAGGTCCGTATTGGTGGCCCAGTGCATTACCGATGGATGTACCCAATTGAGAG GTACCTAGGTCGTCTCAAACAGTACGTGCGTAACAGGGCACAACCAGAAGGATCGATTGCAGAGGGCTACTTATCCGAGGAGATTCTCACGTTCTGTTCAAGATACTTAGATAATGTCGAGACTAGGATCAACCGACCGACGCGCGTTGACGACCGACCGAGCGATGCTCCAGAGAGCGAGATTGCCGACATGTTCCCAGAGGTTGGAAAGTCGGTCGGGGCAGCTTCATATTTTACTCTAACAGCAACCGAACAGCTTCAAGCACATCGTCATGTACTGGTGAATTGCAGTGCTGTAGAGAAATTCTTGGA TGAGTACAGAGCCTTCACAAAGAGAAAACTGCGAGGTAAAACAAGGTCGCAGTCTCACATAGATACTGTTGTGCACAGAGAATTTTCGAACTGGTTCAGGCATAAG GTCCAATTTGGAAGCACGGATCATTCGAACGAGTTACAGTGGCTCGCCTGTGGTCCCCGTGCTCAGGCCAGTCGCTATCAGGCTTACAACGTCAATGGATTTAAATTCAGGACCATGTCGAGGGAGGAAGGGATGAAAACACAGAATAGTGGGGTCTATGTCACTTCGGATACTAGAAGTTATGCAAGTAAACGGGATGCCAATGTTGCTGTTGGCGGTGTCTCGTATTACGGGAGATTAGTAGACATCATCGAGCTAAATTACAGCGGTCAATTCACTGTAGTATTGTTCAAGTGCCTTTGGGCGGACACTACGTCGGGCAGAGGCATCCGGCAAGACGTTTTGGGCCACACCTGTGTCAATTTTGCCAATCCTATCCACACCGGTGATCGAGAAGACGATGAGCCGTATATCTTGGCATCTGAGGCGCGTCTTGTGTTCTACGTGGAGGATGAGGTGGAGAACGGATGGAGTGTAGTGGTCCATGTGAAGCCAAGAGATTTGTTTGACATGGGCGAAGATTATGAACATTGTGAGGTCGACCTTCATCCACAGTCCTGTATGAGTAGCCTCCCTGAATTTGATGTCGAAGGCCTGCGGTTGACGAGAGACGGCGATTTAGAAGAGTCCACCATCGAAAGGGTTGAAGATTGTGAAGAGGCCGCCGAATCCTAA